One window of the Dendropsophus ebraccatus isolate aDenEbr1 chromosome 12, aDenEbr1.pat, whole genome shotgun sequence genome contains the following:
- the HES4 gene encoding transcription factor HES-4 codes for MPADSMEKPTASPIAGAPANSAQTPDKPKSASEHRKSSKPIMEKRRRARINESLGQLKTLILDALKKDSSRHSKLEKADILEMTVKHLRNLQRVQMTAALTADPSVLGKYRAGFNECMNEVTRFLSTCEGVNTEVRTRLLGHLSSCLGQIVAMNYQQPPPSSQPLHVQLPSAPVASAPVPMSCKMTTAEAVSPKVFQGGFQLVPATDGQFAFLIPNPAYASSPGPVIPLYANGNVTPNGGPQAPSPVQGLTTFSHKMPHMSQSMSPLGVSTGPDTTESVWRPW; via the exons ATGCCTGCTGATAGCATGGAGAAGCCCACCGCCTCCCCTATTGCAGGGGCACCGGCAAACTCTGCCCAGACCCCGGATAAACCTAAGAGTGCCAGCGAGCACAGAAAG TCATCCAAACCCATCATGGAAAAACGCAGGAGGGCTCGTATCAACGAGAGCCTGGGGCAGCTCAAGACCCTCATCCTGGATGCTCTCAAGAAAGAT AGCTCTAGACATTCCAAGTTGGAAAAGGCGGATATTTTGGAAATGACAGTCAAACACCTGAGGAACTTGCAGCGAGTCCAGATGACAG CTGCTCTGACCGCAGACCCCTCAGTCCTTGGAAAATACAGGGCTGGATTTAATGAATGCATGAATGAAGTCACCCGCTTCCTGTCTACCTGCGAAGGGGTCAATACCGAGGTCAGGACACGTCTTCTTGGGCACTTGTCCAGCTGcttgggtcagattgtggctatgaattaccagcagcctcctccatcCAGCCAACCTCTGCACGTCCAGCTACCCTCAGCCCCAGTAGCCTCCGCTCCAGTGCCCATGTCCTGCAAGATGACCACAGCCGAGGCCGTATCTCCTAAGGTCTTCCAAGGAGGTTTCCAGCTGGTTCCGGCCACTGATGGACAATTTGCTTTCCTCATCCCCAACCCTGCTTACGCCTCCAGTCCCGGACCTGTTATCCCTCTCTACGCCAATGGAAATGTCACCCCCAACGGTGGACCTCAAGCCCCATCTCCAGTGCAAGGACTCACAACCTTCAGCCACAAGATGCCCCACATGTCACAGTCCATGAGCCCCTTGGGGGTCAGCACTGGGCCTGACACCACCGAGTCTGTCTGGAGACCCTGGTGA